A portion of the Vicingus serpentipes genome contains these proteins:
- a CDS encoding T9SS type A sorting domain-containing protein — MKKITLLLGMAIATTMGFSQVIVDVVSAPTCTSLERTYTYRFAGELDGSATDWAMPNMFVGANSIQADVVLADDGTDGTIDAGGNTPHNKNNDACDSLTWTQDLTGKIAIFYRGACEFGLKGFNAQKRGAIGAIIVNHTGDAVGMAGGTYGVNVNIPYVMVSEDDGNALIACLENGGSLEVFIGSKVGLYPNDMGTSPADIVMAESTGNPLSLSQDSSELNLDLGIWAYNVGQNPMTGVTFTVDIDYMGSTIHTMTSAPLDFNAPDTSFVDTQYVDLGNYGRNPAWLTGNYTVTYTINTPVTDDAPADNSMMSSFKVTADNVYAKARLDGSNEPIHTTAFSLNESTTTYDWFETCIQFKNPNASRLKAMGITYSCEPVGGTMGGELVEVRAYTWDDVFTDANDPAFPAAASPWARTQIGSGIDFYLDESEDGVNKYMAFDEAPINLVDNQRYLFCLYNASDSLRVGFDAQIDYTSTINNYLEFSSPVGDLPAGGTEEWYAAGFGYDVSTGISVNFDLSPTSVAEEANDAAVIPFPNPVANLLSIPVRKNVTGNVTVEVFDVAGKLVLTENSVVGNGPVRINVASIANGSYVFKTTFANGSTDSYKISVNR; from the coding sequence ATGAAAAAAATTACTTTATTATTAGGAATGGCAATCGCAACAACTATGGGATTTTCTCAAGTTATTGTTGATGTTGTTTCTGCTCCTACGTGTACTTCGTTAGAGCGAACTTACACTTACAGATTTGCTGGTGAGTTAGATGGATCTGCTACAGATTGGGCTATGCCTAACATGTTTGTTGGTGCTAACTCAATTCAAGCTGATGTTGTTTTAGCTGATGATGGTACTGATGGTACTATTGATGCTGGTGGTAATACGCCTCACAACAAAAACAACGATGCTTGTGATTCTTTAACTTGGACTCAAGATTTAACAGGTAAAATTGCTATTTTTTATAGAGGTGCTTGTGAATTTGGGTTAAAAGGATTTAACGCACAAAAAAGAGGTGCTATTGGTGCTATTATAGTTAACCATACTGGAGATGCAGTAGGTATGGCTGGTGGTACTTATGGTGTTAACGTTAACATTCCTTACGTAATGGTAAGTGAAGATGACGGAAATGCATTAATTGCTTGTTTAGAAAATGGAGGGTCTTTAGAGGTTTTCATAGGTTCTAAAGTAGGTTTATATCCAAACGATATGGGAACAAGTCCTGCTGACATAGTAATGGCAGAAAGTACTGGTAATCCATTATCATTATCTCAAGATAGTTCTGAGTTAAACTTAGATTTAGGTATTTGGGCTTACAATGTAGGTCAAAATCCTATGACTGGTGTAACTTTTACTGTTGATATTGATTACATGGGGTCTACAATTCATACTATGACTTCAGCTCCTTTAGATTTTAATGCTCCTGATACATCTTTCGTAGATACTCAGTATGTTGATTTAGGAAACTATGGTAGAAATCCAGCTTGGTTAACAGGTAATTATACTGTTACTTATACTATTAATACTCCTGTTACTGATGATGCTCCAGCAGATAACTCTATGATGTCTTCATTTAAAGTTACAGCAGATAATGTTTACGCAAAAGCTAGATTAGATGGTTCTAATGAGCCAATTCATACTACAGCATTCTCTTTAAATGAATCAACAACAACTTACGATTGGTTTGAGACATGTATTCAGTTTAAAAATCCTAACGCAAGTAGATTAAAAGCAATGGGTATTACTTATTCTTGTGAGCCAGTAGGTGGAACAATGGGTGGTGAACTTGTTGAAGTTAGAGCTTATACTTGGGATGATGTATTTACTGATGCTAATGATCCTGCTTTCCCTGCTGCTGCTAGCCCATGGGCTCGTACTCAAATTGGTAGTGGAATTGACTTCTATTTAGATGAGTCAGAAGATGGTGTTAACAAATATATGGCATTTGATGAAGCTCCTATTAATTTAGTTGATAACCAACGTTATTTATTTTGTTTATACAATGCAAGTGATTCATTAAGAGTAGGTTTTGATGCTCAAATTGATTACACATCTACTATCAATAACTATTTAGAATTTTCTTCTCCAGTAGGTGATTTACCTGCAGGTGGTACTGAAGAGTGGTATGCTGCTGGTTTTGGATATGATGTTTCTACAGGTATTTCTGTAAACTTCGATTTATCTCCAACAAGTGTTGCTGAAGAAGCTAACGATGCTGCTGTTATTCCTTTCCCTAACCCAGTTGCTAATTTATTAAGCATCCCAGTTAGAAAGAATGTAACAGGAAATGTAACTGTTGAAGTATTTGATGTTGCTGGTAAATTAGTTTTAACTGAAAATTCAGTTGTAGGTAATGGACCTGTAAGAATTAATGTAGCTTCTATAGCTAATGGTTCTTATGTTTTCAAAACTACTTTTGCAAACGGTTCTACAGATTCTTATAAAATTTCTGTAAACAGATAA
- a CDS encoding T9SS type A sorting domain-containing protein, which yields MEKLFTLLISFLILNSINSQVIFQVTESPNDASLLGVYDSRWADPISSGYSATPDMTNSGNAIEAELVFAEDATTFGVLDPNANNNPSWQDACEPVINDLTGKIAVVYRSFCWHDIKAYYAQQAGAIGVIIINREPGTFGMGGTTYASSITIPVVAIGSEEGDLLKAQIAAGGVVAFIGTKIGLHPNDMGTSKSDIVMAESFSNPISLSQDSSELNLDLGLWTYNQGSNPQNGVTASVNIDFEGNTIHSFTSNPVNFTAPLGIVVDTQYIDLGNFGRTSWQSGVYTITYSIYPNIADDDSADNVVVSQFKVTNDNTYSKSRVDVLNQPIATSGKYLWEGVTSYDDFEVCIQYKNPNASRLNATGLTYSCTPVGSSMSGELLEVRLYEWNDVFSDANDPSFPAPASLWSLNQIGSATDFYIDESESGVNKYLEFTESPISLNDNQRYLFCVYTSSDSLQVGFDSKIDYYATVNNYLEYSGPVKTLATGGSSQWYAAGFGFETTPAIVAHFDFPTNITNYESDKVLIPYPNPTANLLTIPLRKKVAGKVTVEMFDLSGKLVLTENSLLNGAPLKINVSAITNGSYLIRTIFSDGTQDSYKIAVNR from the coding sequence ATGGAAAAGTTATTTACACTGCTTATCTCTTTTTTAATATTAAACTCAATTAATAGCCAGGTAATTTTTCAGGTAACTGAAAGTCCAAATGATGCTTCACTTCTTGGAGTATATGATTCTAGATGGGCAGATCCTATTTCTTCAGGTTATTCTGCAACTCCTGATATGACAAATTCAGGTAATGCTATTGAAGCAGAGTTAGTATTTGCTGAAGATGCCACAACTTTTGGAGTACTTGATCCCAATGCAAATAATAACCCATCATGGCAAGACGCATGTGAGCCAGTAATCAACGATTTAACAGGGAAAATAGCTGTGGTTTATAGAAGTTTTTGTTGGCATGATATTAAAGCTTATTATGCTCAACAAGCTGGAGCAATAGGAGTTATAATAATTAATAGAGAACCTGGTACATTTGGGATGGGAGGTACAACTTACGCTTCAAGTATTACTATTCCTGTTGTGGCAATTGGAAGTGAAGAAGGAGATTTGCTTAAAGCTCAAATTGCAGCAGGAGGAGTTGTTGCATTTATAGGTACTAAAATAGGCTTACATCCTAATGATATGGGAACGAGTAAATCAGATATTGTTATGGCTGAAAGTTTCTCTAATCCTATTTCATTATCACAGGATAGTTCTGAGTTAAACCTTGATTTAGGACTATGGACATATAATCAAGGATCAAATCCTCAAAATGGAGTAACTGCTTCAGTTAATATAGATTTTGAAGGAAATACTATTCATAGTTTTACATCAAATCCTGTAAATTTTACCGCCCCTTTAGGTATAGTTGTTGATACGCAGTACATAGATTTAGGTAATTTTGGAAGAACTTCTTGGCAATCTGGAGTATACACGATAACCTATTCAATATATCCTAATATTGCAGATGACGATTCAGCCGATAATGTTGTTGTTAGTCAGTTTAAGGTTACAAATGATAATACATATTCTAAATCAAGGGTTGATGTATTAAATCAGCCAATTGCAACTAGTGGTAAATATTTATGGGAAGGGGTTACTTCTTATGATGATTTTGAAGTTTGTATTCAATATAAAAACCCTAATGCAAGTAGACTTAATGCAACAGGATTAACTTATTCTTGTACTCCAGTTGGTTCTTCGATGTCAGGTGAATTGTTAGAGGTTAGACTTTACGAATGGAATGATGTTTTTTCGGATGCTAATGATCCTTCTTTTCCTGCTCCGGCTAGTTTATGGTCTTTAAATCAAATAGGTTCTGCAACTGATTTTTATATTGATGAAAGTGAAAGCGGGGTGAATAAGTATTTAGAATTTACTGAATCTCCAATTTCATTAAATGATAACCAACGCTATTTGTTTTGTGTTTATACATCTAGTGATTCTCTGCAAGTTGGATTTGACTCTAAAATAGATTATTATGCAACAGTTAATAATTATTTAGAATATTCAGGACCAGTTAAAACATTAGCAACAGGAGGTTCTAGCCAATGGTATGCAGCTGGTTTTGGATTTGAAACTACACCAGCTATTGTAGCTCATTTTGATTTCCCAACAAATATAACTAATTATGAAAGTGATAAAGTTTTAATTCCTTATCCAAACCCAACAGCTAATTTGTTGACTATTCCTTTAAGAAAGAAGGTGGCTGGGAAGGTTACTGTGGAAATGTTTGATTTATCAGGAAAACTCGTTTTAACTGAGAATTCATTATTAAATGGGGCTCCATTAAAAATAAATGTATCAGCTATAACTAATGGATCTTATTTAATTAGAACTATATTTTCTGATGGTACTCAAGATTCTTATAAAATTGCTGTGAATAGGTAG
- a CDS encoding RluA family pseudouridine synthase, translating to MLDHCFTPFKNSISNFSLPDKFTFPFYYEPHPICILASKELQEYLINQTDLEHNFGLNEHQKGLIIGKMFGVLVVQNQKNEIGYLSAFSGKLSESNHHKKFVPPVYDILEEDGLYRTAEKEITTISNEIDEIENNSNYKNLFQELLVLKAKAKNDIEVEKNRIRERRNKRRAEIKKLKSTLSVDELADFQLKINQEGINTKFYINELAAHWENKIKLVEQRINPLQSKLDFLKNYRKEKSAKTQYEIFLEYKFLNAKKEESSLLDIFKDIIPPAGAGECALPKLLQYAFIHNLKPIAMAEFWWGASPKSEIKKHKQFYPSCIGKCKPILSHMLKGLEVDDDLLIINQGLDKKIKYVYEDEDIIIINKPNELLSVPGKKITDSVYSRILKSHPTLTGPVIVHRLDMSTSGIMIVAKNKESYKLIQQQFINRTIKKRYVAVLDGNITEKKGVIKLPLRVDVNDRPKQLVCFEYGRNAVTYWEVIETNEKYTRLYLYPVTGRTHQLRVHCAHNDGLNTPIKGDDLYGLKKDRLYLHAESITFNHPTTNKEMKFSVKPNF from the coding sequence TTGTTAGATCACTGTTTTACTCCTTTTAAAAATTCTATTTCAAATTTTTCTTTACCCGATAAATTTACTTTTCCTTTTTATTATGAGCCACATCCGATATGTATTTTAGCTTCTAAAGAACTCCAAGAATATCTAATTAATCAAACTGATTTAGAACATAATTTTGGATTAAACGAACATCAAAAAGGCTTAATAATTGGAAAGATGTTTGGTGTTTTGGTTGTTCAAAATCAAAAAAATGAAATCGGCTATTTATCAGCTTTTTCAGGAAAACTCTCAGAGAGTAATCATCATAAAAAATTTGTTCCTCCAGTATATGATATACTTGAAGAGGATGGTTTATACAGAACTGCTGAAAAAGAGATAACAACCATAAGTAACGAAATTGATGAAATAGAAAACAATTCTAACTACAAAAATCTGTTTCAAGAACTTTTAGTTCTGAAAGCAAAAGCAAAAAATGATATTGAAGTAGAAAAAAATAGAATAAGAGAAAGAAGAAATAAAAGAAGAGCTGAAATCAAAAAATTAAAAAGTACACTTTCAGTTGATGAATTAGCAGATTTTCAGCTAAAAATAAATCAAGAAGGAATAAATACTAAGTTTTATATTAATGAGTTAGCGGCTCATTGGGAAAATAAAATCAAACTTGTAGAGCAACGAATCAATCCACTTCAATCTAAATTAGATTTTTTAAAAAATTATAGAAAAGAGAAGTCTGCAAAAACTCAATATGAAATATTTTTAGAATATAAGTTTTTAAATGCAAAAAAAGAAGAGTCAAGTTTACTAGATATCTTTAAAGATATTATCCCTCCTGCAGGTGCTGGAGAATGTGCTTTACCTAAACTTTTACAATATGCTTTTATACATAATTTAAAGCCTATTGCAATGGCTGAATTTTGGTGGGGAGCCTCACCAAAATCCGAAATTAAAAAGCATAAACAATTTTACCCTTCTTGCATAGGTAAATGTAAACCCATTCTCTCTCATATGCTAAAAGGGTTAGAGGTTGATGATGATTTACTTATTATAAATCAAGGTTTAGATAAAAAAATAAAATACGTTTATGAAGATGAAGATATTATAATCATAAACAAACCTAATGAGTTACTTTCTGTTCCAGGCAAAAAAATTACTGACTCTGTTTATTCTAGAATACTTAAAAGTCATCCTACTTTAACTGGCCCTGTAATTGTTCATCGGCTAGATATGTCTACATCAGGTATAATGATTGTTGCTAAAAACAAAGAATCTTACAAGCTAATTCAACAACAATTTATTAATAGAACAATTAAAAAAAGATATGTTGCTGTTTTAGATGGTAATATCACAGAAAAAAAAGGAGTTATTAAACTCCCTTTAAGAGTTGATGTAAACGATAGACCAAAACAACTTGTATGCTTTGAATATGGAAGAAATGCTGTAACCTATTGGGAAGTTATAGAAACCAATGAAAAATATACAAGATTATATTTATATCCTGTAACTGGCAGAACACACCAACTAAGAGTACACTGTGCACATAATGATGGATTAAATACTCCAATAAAAGGAGATGACTTATATGGACTTAAAAAGGATAGACTTTATTTACACGCTGAATCAATCACATTTAATCACCCAACAACAAATAAAGAAATGAAATTTAGTGTAAAACCTAATTTCTAA
- a CDS encoding urocanate hydratase: protein MTFKEQVQQGIPDTLPQKKEYDTTVSHAPKRKDILSTEEKKLALKNALRYFDKKHHAELIIEFKEELEKYGRIYMYRFRPDYRIYARPINEYPGKSVQAKSIMLMIQNNLDYAIAQHPHELITYGGNGGVFSNWAQYLLTMQYLSEMTDEQTLVMYSGHPMGLFPSHKEAPRVVVTNGMMIPNYSKPDDWEKFNALGVTQYGQMTAGSYMYIGPQGIVHGTTITVLNGCRKIDDKGTGGKLFVTAGLGGMSGAQPKAGNIAGVVSVTAEVNPEATYKRHEQGWVDEVISDLDELCKRVQEAKDNKEVVSIAYDGNIVDVWEKFDKENIYVDLGSDQTSLHNPWAGGYYPVDMSFEESNEMMANNPELFKEKIQETLRRHAKAINNHTAKGTYFFDYGNAFLLEASRAGADVMAENGIDFKYPSYVQDIMGPMCFDYGFGPFRWVCTSGDPEDLLKTDNIACNVLEEIMKESPKEIQQQMQDNITWIKGAQENKLVVGSQARILYADAEGRMKIAEAFNNAVADGTLSAPINLGRDHHDVSGTDSPYRETSNIYDGSQFTADMAIQNVIGDAFRGATWVSIHNGGGVGWGEVINGGFGMTLDGTPDADRRLKSMLFWDVNNGIARRSWARNEEAMFAIKREMERNPDLKVTLPNIVDDNILNNL, encoded by the coding sequence ATGACATTTAAAGAACAAGTACAACAAGGTATTCCTGATACATTACCTCAAAAAAAAGAATACGACACAACCGTTTCTCATGCTCCAAAGCGAAAAGATATTTTATCTACAGAAGAAAAAAAATTAGCGCTTAAAAATGCCTTAAGATATTTTGATAAAAAACATCATGCTGAACTTATTATAGAATTTAAAGAAGAGTTAGAAAAGTACGGAAGAATATACATGTATCGTTTTCGCCCTGATTACAGAATATATGCTCGTCCTATTAATGAGTATCCAGGAAAATCAGTTCAAGCAAAATCTATTATGTTGATGATTCAAAACAATTTGGATTACGCTATTGCACAACACCCTCATGAGTTAATAACTTATGGTGGTAATGGAGGTGTTTTTTCTAATTGGGCTCAATATTTATTAACAATGCAATATTTGTCAGAAATGACAGATGAACAAACACTAGTAATGTATTCTGGACATCCTATGGGATTATTCCCTTCCCATAAAGAGGCTCCAAGAGTAGTTGTTACTAATGGAATGATGATACCTAATTACTCAAAACCAGATGATTGGGAAAAATTCAATGCTTTAGGTGTAACTCAATATGGTCAAATGACTGCTGGTTCGTATATGTACATTGGTCCTCAAGGAATTGTTCATGGAACAACTATAACCGTATTAAATGGCTGTAGAAAGATTGACGATAAAGGAACTGGTGGTAAACTTTTTGTAACTGCAGGCCTTGGAGGTATGAGTGGCGCTCAACCAAAAGCTGGTAATATTGCCGGAGTTGTATCAGTAACTGCTGAAGTTAATCCTGAAGCTACATATAAAAGACATGAACAAGGTTGGGTTGATGAAGTGATTAGTGATTTAGATGAATTATGTAAAAGAGTTCAAGAAGCGAAAGATAATAAAGAAGTGGTATCGATAGCTTACGATGGAAATATTGTAGATGTATGGGAAAAATTTGATAAAGAAAATATTTATGTAGATTTAGGTTCTGACCAAACATCTTTACATAATCCATGGGCTGGAGGTTATTACCCAGTTGATATGAGTTTTGAAGAATCAAACGAAATGATGGCAAATAATCCTGAATTATTTAAAGAAAAAATACAGGAAACTTTAAGAAGACATGCTAAAGCTATTAATAACCATACAGCAAAAGGCACCTACTTTTTTGATTATGGAAATGCATTTTTGCTAGAAGCAAGTAGAGCTGGTGCAGATGTAATGGCTGAAAATGGAATTGATTTTAAATACCCATCATATGTTCAAGACATTATGGGACCTATGTGTTTTGATTACGGTTTTGGGCCATTTCGTTGGGTTTGTACATCTGGTGACCCAGAAGATTTATTGAAAACAGATAATATTGCTTGCAATGTTTTAGAAGAAATAATGAAAGAATCTCCTAAAGAGATTCAACAACAAATGCAAGACAATATTACATGGATTAAAGGGGCTCAAGAAAACAAACTAGTTGTAGGTTCTCAGGCAAGAATACTCTATGCTGATGCTGAAGGGAGAATGAAAATTGCTGAAGCTTTTAATAATGCTGTTGCTGATGGTACCTTATCTGCTCCTATAAATTTAGGGAGAGACCACCATGATGTTTCTGGTACAGATTCTCCTTATAGAGAAACAAGTAACATTTACGATGGTTCTCAGTTTACAGCTGATATGGCTATACAAAATGTTATTGGAGATGCTTTTAGAGGTGCAACTTGGGTAAGTATACATAACGGTGGAGGTGTAGGTTGGGGAGAAGTTATTAATGGTGGTTTTGGAATGACTTTAGATGGAACGCCTGATGCAGATAGAAGATTAAAATCCATGTTGTTTTGGGATGTAAACAATGGTATTGCCAGAAGAAGCTGGGCAAGAAATGAAGAGGCTATGTTTGCAATAAAACGTGAGATGGAAAGAAATCCTGATTTAAAAGTTACATTACCTAACATTGTTGACGACAACATTTTAAATAATCTATAA
- a CDS encoding DUF5522 domain-containing protein, with protein sequence MNDYSKINKLDEGDFYFTTEGYKVFTEKYLLKRGYCCQNGCRHCPYGFDKSKGRIIKK encoded by the coding sequence ATGAACGATTATTCAAAAATAAACAAACTAGATGAGGGTGACTTTTATTTCACTACTGAAGGATATAAAGTTTTTACTGAGAAATATTTATTAAAACGAGGATATTGTTGTCAAAATGGTTGTCGCCACTGTCCTTATGGTTTTGATAAAAGCAAAGGAAGAATTATAAAAAAATAA
- a CDS encoding 1-aminocyclopropane-1-carboxylate deaminase/D-cysteine desulfhydrase has product MIEINENNIPLIEIFDSVLESKNSRLFILREDLIHSEISGNKWRKLKYNIQEAKNKKSNTILTFGGAYSNHIAATAAAGKKHGLNTIGVIRGEEISPLNPTLQLASDNGMIFKYVSREEYRNKNTSDFIKLLRQEYGNFYMVPEGGSNTFAVKGCTEIVNNISINFDVICCACGTGGTIAGIIASTEKQVYGFPALKGGVFLKEEINTLISDYTEKYKNVVENRNWDLITDYHLGGYAKVNSDLVSFVQEFNKKHNIPLDLIYTGKMLYGIFDLLNNSEELNNKTIIAIHTGGIQGNKGFEERLGIVL; this is encoded by the coding sequence TTGATTGAAATCAACGAAAATAACATCCCTTTAATAGAAATTTTTGATTCCGTTTTGGAAAGTAAAAATAGTCGTTTATTTATCTTAAGAGAAGATTTAATCCATTCTGAAATTTCTGGAAATAAGTGGAGGAAGTTAAAATATAATATACAAGAAGCTAAAAATAAAAAGTCCAATACTATTTTAACTTTTGGAGGAGCTTATTCAAATCATATTGCTGCTACGGCAGCTGCAGGCAAAAAGCATGGGTTAAATACAATAGGAGTTATTAGAGGTGAAGAAATTTCACCTTTAAATCCAACCTTGCAATTGGCAAGTGATAATGGTATGATTTTTAAATATGTTTCTCGAGAAGAATACAGAAATAAAAATACTTCAGATTTTATAAAATTACTTAGACAAGAATATGGTAATTTTTATATGGTACCAGAGGGTGGGTCTAATACTTTTGCTGTAAAAGGGTGTACTGAGATAGTCAATAATATTAGTATCAATTTTGATGTGATTTGTTGCGCATGTGGAACTGGAGGAACAATTGCCGGTATAATTGCTTCCACAGAAAAACAGGTGTATGGTTTTCCAGCATTAAAAGGTGGAGTTTTTTTAAAAGAAGAAATAAACACTTTGATTTCTGATTATACTGAAAAATACAAGAATGTTGTTGAAAATAGAAATTGGGATCTAATTACTGATTATCATTTAGGAGGTTATGCTAAAGTAAATTCTGATTTAGTGAGTTTTGTTCAAGAGTTTAATAAAAAGCATAATATTCCTTTAGATTTAATATACACAGGTAAAATGCTTTATGGCATTTTTGATTTATTAAACAATTCAGAAGAATTAAATAATAAAACAATCATAGCTATTCATACAGGTGGAATCCAGGGAAATAAGGGGTTTGAAGAACGATTAGGAATTGTTTTGTAA
- a CDS encoding glucosaminidase domain-containing protein yields the protein MKKLISISFLIINTIVLIAQPAERRQTREEYIQKFKDIAVKEMHHSGVPASITLAQGILESGDGNSPLAVYGKNHFGIKCHSGWTGKTMYLDDDEKNECFRKYNDVYDSYKDHSEFLKTRNRYAFLFELKITDYKGWAKGLKKAGYATNPKYPDLLIGLIEKHKLYEYDNYAKVPPRKANKTKTSDVLIAKSTSRIVKLHNNIKYVLVSEGDNIQDIAKDFNMNTWQILKYNDLNKSDKVTSGEIIYLQPKKNKAKSDTHIVKEGETMRSISQLYGLKLKQLYKKNNIVLGSQPSVGTKLSLRKKVK from the coding sequence TTGAAAAAGCTTATTTCTATATCATTTTTAATTATTAATACAATTGTATTGATAGCTCAGCCTGCTGAAAGAAGACAGACTAGAGAGGAGTATATTCAAAAATTTAAAGATATTGCAGTCAAAGAAATGCATCATTCGGGTGTTCCAGCAAGTATTACACTTGCACAAGGAATATTAGAATCAGGAGATGGCAATAGCCCTTTAGCCGTTTATGGTAAAAATCATTTTGGGATTAAATGTCATTCTGGATGGACTGGTAAAACAATGTATTTAGATGACGATGAAAAAAATGAATGTTTTAGAAAGTATAATGACGTTTATGACTCATATAAAGATCATTCTGAATTTTTAAAAACTCGGAATAGATATGCTTTTTTATTTGAATTAAAAATTACTGATTACAAAGGTTGGGCAAAAGGATTGAAAAAAGCAGGTTATGCAACTAATCCAAAATATCCTGATTTATTGATTGGCTTAATTGAAAAGCATAAATTATATGAATACGATAACTATGCAAAGGTTCCTCCTCGAAAAGCAAATAAAACAAAAACATCGGATGTATTAATTGCTAAATCAACTTCAAGAATTGTAAAACTGCATAACAATATTAAATATGTCTTAGTAAGTGAAGGAGATAATATTCAGGACATTGCTAAAGATTTTAATATGAACACATGGCAAATATTAAAATATAACGACCTTAATAAATCGGATAAAGTCACTTCAGGTGAGATTATTTATTTACAACCTAAAAAGAATAAAGCAAAATCAGATACTCATATAGTTAAAGAAGGAGAAACAATGAGATCTATATCTCAATTATATGGATTAAAACTAAAACAGTTGTATAAAAAGAATAACATAGTTTTAGGTTCACAGCCTTCTGTAGGAACAAAACTTTCGCTAAGGAAAAAGGTCAAATAA
- a CDS encoding lysophospholipid acyltransferase family protein codes for MLEKNVFGQYIFLKKAIMRMASPFTYMRFGVINKNEITGAELYNELPSKNVLFVSNHQTYFADVAYMIHAMGNAKTGKPNQITFWDFFLRPYTNFYYVAAAETMDSGIIPKLFKLTGSISIKRTWREAGENIQREVDKNDTESIEKALKSGWVITFPQGTTKPYVPGRKGTAHIIKNYKPIVVPVVVDGFRRAFDKKGLLIKKKGSTLKLTIKKPLDINYDDSVEDILEQVMDAIEQSPKFQGTV; via the coding sequence GTGCTAGAAAAAAACGTTTTCGGACAATACATCTTTTTAAAGAAGGCCATTATGAGAATGGCTTCTCCATTCACATATATGAGGTTTGGTGTTATTAATAAAAATGAAATAACAGGAGCTGAACTTTATAATGAACTACCTAGTAAAAATGTATTATTTGTTTCGAATCACCAAACTTATTTTGCTGATGTTGCCTATATGATTCATGCAATGGGTAATGCAAAAACAGGGAAACCAAATCAAATTACTTTTTGGGACTTTTTTTTGAGACCATACACAAATTTTTACTACGTAGCCGCTGCAGAAACTATGGATTCGGGTATTATTCCAAAACTATTTAAATTAACAGGTTCCATTAGTATTAAGAGAACTTGGAGAGAAGCAGGCGAAAATATTCAGCGTGAAGTAGATAAAAATGATACTGAAAGTATAGAGAAAGCGTTGAAATCTGGTTGGGTTATTACATTTCCACAAGGGACAACAAAACCGTATGTGCCAGGGAGAAAAGGTACTGCACATATTATAAAAAACTACAAACCTATTGTAGTACCTGTTGTGGTTGATGGGTTCCGGAGGGCATTTGATAAGAAAGGGCTACTGATAAAAAAGAAAGGATCAACTTTGAAATTGACTATCAAAAAACCACTTGATATTAATTATGATGATAGTGTAGAAGATATTCTTGAACAAGTAATGGATGCTATTGAGCAAAGTCCAAAATTTCAAGGAACAGTTTAA